One Aphidius gifuensis isolate YNYX2018 linkage group LG3, ASM1490517v1, whole genome shotgun sequence DNA window includes the following coding sequences:
- the LOC122851350 gene encoding neuroligin-4, X-linked isoform X2 has product MDTRTVHAFNGRVTIFLLLFLNVIFIVNTQDSFIDDSRKYNRGGVYVPPGETGHQTYVYKDRRYGYQSTNYLDPIYRGGPDHKPQDRNKFNDEQESVYSAPGILGKWREDLQGKYRDDSKNWETKRNVFVTTNYGQVQGFKVQLYDNPEDAHKPWRSAAEKSLANVDVFLGIRYASPPTHNGRFKPPIPPSPWQLMQAVDWGPACPQPSNYTGATKGVRDVDEDCLYLNVFSPNVESSVAKLYPVMFYIHGGEFIHGASNLFPGHMLAGFYQVIVVTFNYRLGVLGFLSTADESSPGNYGILDQAMALQWVYNNIQNFNGDPNDITLFGPGSGAASAGLLMVAPKTRHMVAKVIAQSGSALADWALIIDKYRVQNTSRVYASNLGCNIESNFKLFKCISSRGPYELGNSELKPNIGMFPWAPVLDVDFKVPSDNWYDGWRASDWHFLDETPEQSIKAGRFRPDIKYMAGVTTQEASYILANNETLRKDGYKFNETMLKQKIWEMVLRYNYTLNPLGVYEAIKYMYTHWPDPNNETLIRDEYINLLSDFLFVAPFDKIAKLLIEKKIPVYLYVLNTTVETLNLPHWNRVPHDTEYLWLTGAPFMDSEFFPDKYKIDRDKWSENDRNMSHFFMKAYSNFAKYGNPTISQIRGLHFEQAQPGYLKYLNINTTYNSSILLNYRQIESAFWTNYLPTVIGRLLPIYPPITEYWLQSNTPVQIALWLLSIACLILLVVSCICSMLWQSAKRQSDHYFNGDILMVRDDDHSEGIENATRSSKENMLDYRDTQPLKVKLSKQNDNKLQERLAQNRKFSSTPSLRSNSNVSLKDMRSEGFVTSSPNGQPRMNKASSQNTLTTKSKTHLIQGVPQTAV; this is encoded by the exons ATGGATACTCGTACAGTACACGCCTTCAATGGGCGCgtcacaatatttttattattatttttaaatgttatatttattgttaatacaCAAGATTCATTCATTGATGATTCACGTAAATATAATCGTGGTGGTGTTTATGTACCACCAGGTGAAACTGGACATCAAACTTATGTTTACAAGGACAGAAGATATGGTTATCAATCAACAAATTATCTAGATCCAATATACAGAGGTGGACCAGATCATAAACCTCaagatagaaataaatttaat GATGAACAGGAATCAGTGTATTCTGCACCAGGTATACTTGGTAAATGGAGAGAAGATTTACAGGGAAAATATCGTGATGATTCAAAAAATTGGGAAACTAAAAGAAATGTATTTGTTACGACAAATTATGGTCAAGTACAAGGTTTTAAAGTACAGCTATATGATAATCCAGAAGATGCACATAAACCATGGAGATCAGCTGCTGAAAAAAGTCTTGCTaatgttgatgtttttttggGTATTCGTTATGCAAGTCCACCAACTCATAATGGAAGATTTAAACCACCAATACCACCaag tcCATGGCAATTGATGCAAGCTGTTGATTGGGGTCCAGCATGTCCACAACCAAGTAATTATACTGGTGCAACTAAAGGAGTTCGTGATGTTGATGAagattgtttatatttaaatgtatttagtCCAAATGTTGAATCAAGTGTTGCTAAATTATATCCAGTTATGTTTTATATACATGGTGGTGAATTTATTCATGGAGCTAGTAATTTATTTCCTGGTCATATGCTTGCTGGTTTTTATCAAGTTATTGTtgttacatttaattataGACTTGGTGTACTtg GTTTTTTGAGTACTGCAGATGAAAGTAGTCCTGGTAATTATGGTATACTTGATCAAGCAATGGCATTACAATgggtttataataatatacaaaattttaatggtGATCCAAATGACATAACATTATTTGGACCTGGTTCTGGTGCTGCAAGTGCTGGTTTATTAATGGTTGCACCAAAAACAAGACACATGGTAGCAAAAGTTATTGCACAATCAGGCTCAGCACTTGCTGATTGGGCtctaattattgataaatatcgtGTACAAAATACATCAAGAGTATATGCATCAAATTTAGGCTGTAATATTGagagtaattttaaattatttaaatgcatTAGTTCACGTGGACCATATGAATTAGGTAATTCAGAATTAAAACCAAATATTGGTATGTTTCCTTGGGCTCCTGTGCTTGATGTTGATTTTAAAGTACCATCAGACAATTGGTATGATGGATGGCGTGCATCTGATTGGCATTTTTTAGATGAAACACCTGAACAAAGTATTAAAGCTGGTAGATTTAGACcagatattaaatatatggcTGGTGTTACAACTCAAGAAGCTTCTTATATACTTG cAAATAATGAAACTCTTAGAAAAGatggatataaatttaatgaaacaatgctcaaacaaaaaatatgggAAATGGTATTACGttataattatacattaaATCCACTTGGTGTTTATGAAGCtattaaatacatgtatacacATTGGCCAGATCCAAATAATGAAACTTTAATACGTGAtgaatacataaatttattatctgattttttatttgttgcaccatttgataaaattgcaaaattattaattgaaaaaaaaataccagtttatttatatgttcTTAATACAACTGttgaaacattaaatttaccaCATTGGAATAGAGTACCACATGATACAGAATATTTATGGTTAACTGGTGCACCATTTATGGATTCAGAATTTTTTcctgataaatataaaattgatcgTGATAAATGGTCCGAGAATGATCGTAATATGAgccatttttttatgaaagcaTATTCAAATTTTGCAAAATATGGTAATCCAACAATATCACAAATAAGAGGTTTACATTTTGAACAAGCACAACCAGGAtatcttaaatatttaaatataaatacaacatATAACagttcaatattattaaattatcgtcAAATTGAAAGTGCATTTTGGACTAATTATTTACCAACTGTTATTGGAAGATTATTACCAATATATCCACCAATAACTGAATACTGGCTTCAATCAAATACACCAGTACAAATTGCACTTTGGTTATTATCAATAGCATGTTTAATTCTTCTTGTTGTATCATGTATTTGCTCTATGCTTTGGCAAAGTGCTAAaag ACAGTCAGATCACTACTTTAACGGAGATATTTTGATGGTACGTGATGATGATCACTCGGAAGGAATTGAAAATGCAACAAGATCATCTAAAGAAAATATGCTTGATTATCGTGATACACAACCATTGaaagtaaaattatcaaaacaaaatgataataaattacaagaaCGTCTTGCACAAAATCGTAAATTTAGTTCAACACCATCATTGAGATCAAATTCAAATGTTTCATTAAAGGATATGAGAAGTGAAGGATTTGTAACAAGTTCACCAAATGGACAACCACGTATGAACAAAGCTTCCAGCCAAAATACACTAACAACTAAGAGTAAAACTCATTTAATACAAGGCGTTCCTCAAACAgcagtttaa
- the LOC122851350 gene encoding neuroligin-4, X-linked isoform X1 yields MDTRTVHAFNGRVTIFLLLFLNVIFIVNTQDSFIDDSRKYNRGGVYVPPGETGHQTYVYKDRRYGYQSTNYLDPIYRGGPDHKPQDRNKFNQDEQESVYSAPGILGKWREDLQGKYRDDSKNWETKRNVFVTTNYGQVQGFKVQLYDNPEDAHKPWRSAAEKSLANVDVFLGIRYASPPTHNGRFKPPIPPSPWQLMQAVDWGPACPQPSNYTGATKGVRDVDEDCLYLNVFSPNVESSVAKLYPVMFYIHGGEFIHGASNLFPGHMLAGFYQVIVVTFNYRLGVLGFLSTADESSPGNYGILDQAMALQWVYNNIQNFNGDPNDITLFGPGSGAASAGLLMVAPKTRHMVAKVIAQSGSALADWALIIDKYRVQNTSRVYASNLGCNIESNFKLFKCISSRGPYELGNSELKPNIGMFPWAPVLDVDFKVPSDNWYDGWRASDWHFLDETPEQSIKAGRFRPDIKYMAGVTTQEASYILANNETLRKDGYKFNETMLKQKIWEMVLRYNYTLNPLGVYEAIKYMYTHWPDPNNETLIRDEYINLLSDFLFVAPFDKIAKLLIEKKIPVYLYVLNTTVETLNLPHWNRVPHDTEYLWLTGAPFMDSEFFPDKYKIDRDKWSENDRNMSHFFMKAYSNFAKYGNPTISQIRGLHFEQAQPGYLKYLNINTTYNSSILLNYRQIESAFWTNYLPTVIGRLLPIYPPITEYWLQSNTPVQIALWLLSIACLILLVVSCICSMLWQSAKRQSDHYFNGDILMVRDDDHSEGIENATRSSKENMLDYRDTQPLKVKLSKQNDNKLQERLAQNRKFSSTPSLRSNSNVSLKDMRSEGFVTSSPNGQPRMNKASSQNTLTTKSKTHLIQGVPQTAV; encoded by the exons ATGGATACTCGTACAGTACACGCCTTCAATGGGCGCgtcacaatatttttattattatttttaaatgttatatttattgttaatacaCAAGATTCATTCATTGATGATTCACGTAAATATAATCGTGGTGGTGTTTATGTACCACCAGGTGAAACTGGACATCAAACTTATGTTTACAAGGACAGAAGATATGGTTATCAATCAACAAATTATCTAGATCCAATATACAGAGGTGGACCAGATCATAAACCTCaagatagaaataaatttaat CAGGATGAACAGGAATCAGTGTATTCTGCACCAGGTATACTTGGTAAATGGAGAGAAGATTTACAGGGAAAATATCGTGATGATTCAAAAAATTGGGAAACTAAAAGAAATGTATTTGTTACGACAAATTATGGTCAAGTACAAGGTTTTAAAGTACAGCTATATGATAATCCAGAAGATGCACATAAACCATGGAGATCAGCTGCTGAAAAAAGTCTTGCTaatgttgatgtttttttggGTATTCGTTATGCAAGTCCACCAACTCATAATGGAAGATTTAAACCACCAATACCACCaag tcCATGGCAATTGATGCAAGCTGTTGATTGGGGTCCAGCATGTCCACAACCAAGTAATTATACTGGTGCAACTAAAGGAGTTCGTGATGTTGATGAagattgtttatatttaaatgtatttagtCCAAATGTTGAATCAAGTGTTGCTAAATTATATCCAGTTATGTTTTATATACATGGTGGTGAATTTATTCATGGAGCTAGTAATTTATTTCCTGGTCATATGCTTGCTGGTTTTTATCAAGTTATTGTtgttacatttaattataGACTTGGTGTACTtg GTTTTTTGAGTACTGCAGATGAAAGTAGTCCTGGTAATTATGGTATACTTGATCAAGCAATGGCATTACAATgggtttataataatatacaaaattttaatggtGATCCAAATGACATAACATTATTTGGACCTGGTTCTGGTGCTGCAAGTGCTGGTTTATTAATGGTTGCACCAAAAACAAGACACATGGTAGCAAAAGTTATTGCACAATCAGGCTCAGCACTTGCTGATTGGGCtctaattattgataaatatcgtGTACAAAATACATCAAGAGTATATGCATCAAATTTAGGCTGTAATATTGagagtaattttaaattatttaaatgcatTAGTTCACGTGGACCATATGAATTAGGTAATTCAGAATTAAAACCAAATATTGGTATGTTTCCTTGGGCTCCTGTGCTTGATGTTGATTTTAAAGTACCATCAGACAATTGGTATGATGGATGGCGTGCATCTGATTGGCATTTTTTAGATGAAACACCTGAACAAAGTATTAAAGCTGGTAGATTTAGACcagatattaaatatatggcTGGTGTTACAACTCAAGAAGCTTCTTATATACTTG cAAATAATGAAACTCTTAGAAAAGatggatataaatttaatgaaacaatgctcaaacaaaaaatatgggAAATGGTATTACGttataattatacattaaATCCACTTGGTGTTTATGAAGCtattaaatacatgtatacacATTGGCCAGATCCAAATAATGAAACTTTAATACGTGAtgaatacataaatttattatctgattttttatttgttgcaccatttgataaaattgcaaaattattaattgaaaaaaaaataccagtttatttatatgttcTTAATACAACTGttgaaacattaaatttaccaCATTGGAATAGAGTACCACATGATACAGAATATTTATGGTTAACTGGTGCACCATTTATGGATTCAGAATTTTTTcctgataaatataaaattgatcgTGATAAATGGTCCGAGAATGATCGTAATATGAgccatttttttatgaaagcaTATTCAAATTTTGCAAAATATGGTAATCCAACAATATCACAAATAAGAGGTTTACATTTTGAACAAGCACAACCAGGAtatcttaaatatttaaatataaatacaacatATAACagttcaatattattaaattatcgtcAAATTGAAAGTGCATTTTGGACTAATTATTTACCAACTGTTATTGGAAGATTATTACCAATATATCCACCAATAACTGAATACTGGCTTCAATCAAATACACCAGTACAAATTGCACTTTGGTTATTATCAATAGCATGTTTAATTCTTCTTGTTGTATCATGTATTTGCTCTATGCTTTGGCAAAGTGCTAAaag ACAGTCAGATCACTACTTTAACGGAGATATTTTGATGGTACGTGATGATGATCACTCGGAAGGAATTGAAAATGCAACAAGATCATCTAAAGAAAATATGCTTGATTATCGTGATACACAACCATTGaaagtaaaattatcaaaacaaaatgataataaattacaagaaCGTCTTGCACAAAATCGTAAATTTAGTTCAACACCATCATTGAGATCAAATTCAAATGTTTCATTAAAGGATATGAGAAGTGAAGGATTTGTAACAAGTTCACCAAATGGACAACCACGTATGAACAAAGCTTCCAGCCAAAATACACTAACAACTAAGAGTAAAACTCATTTAATACAAGGCGTTCCTCAAACAgcagtttaa
- the LOC122851350 gene encoding neuroligin-4, X-linked isoform X3, translated as MDTRTVHAFNGRVTIFLLLFLNVIFIVNTQDSFIDDSRKYNRGGVYVPPGETGHQTYVYKDRRYGYQSTNYLDPIYRGGPDHKPQDRNKFNQDEQESVYSAPGILGKWREDLQGKYRDDSKNWETKRNVFVTTNYGQVQGFKVQLYDNPEDAHKPWRSAAEKSLANVDVFLGIRYASPPTHNGRFKPPIPPSPWQLMQAVDWGPACPQPSNYTGATKGVRDVDEDCLYLNVFSPNVESSVAKLYPVMFYIHGGEFIHGASNLFPGHMLAGFYQVIVVTFNYRLGVLGFLSTADESSPGNYGILDQAMALQWVYNNIQNFNGDPNDITLFGPGSGAASAGLLMVAPKTRHMVAKVIAQSGSALADWALIIDKYRVQNTSRVYASNLGCNIESNFKLFKCISSRGPYELGNSELKPNIGMFPWAPVLDVDFKVPSDNWYDGWRASDWHFLDETPEQSIKAGRFRPDIKYMAGVTTQEASYILANNETLRKDGYKFNETMLKQKIWEMVLRYNYTLNPLGVYEAIKYMYTHWPDPNNETLIRDEYINLLSDFLFVAPFDKIAKLLIEKKIPVYLYVLNTTVETLNLPHWNRVPHDTEYLWLTGAPFMDSEFFPDKYKIDRDKWSENDRNMSHFFMKAYSNFAKYGNPTISQIRGLHFEQAQPGYLKYLNINTTYNSSILLNYRQIESAFWTNYLPTVIGRLLPIYPPITEYWLQSNTPVQIALWLLSIACLILLVVSCICSMLWQSAKSKTQAARHYADSQITTLTEIF; from the exons ATGGATACTCGTACAGTACACGCCTTCAATGGGCGCgtcacaatatttttattattatttttaaatgttatatttattgttaatacaCAAGATTCATTCATTGATGATTCACGTAAATATAATCGTGGTGGTGTTTATGTACCACCAGGTGAAACTGGACATCAAACTTATGTTTACAAGGACAGAAGATATGGTTATCAATCAACAAATTATCTAGATCCAATATACAGAGGTGGACCAGATCATAAACCTCaagatagaaataaatttaat CAGGATGAACAGGAATCAGTGTATTCTGCACCAGGTATACTTGGTAAATGGAGAGAAGATTTACAGGGAAAATATCGTGATGATTCAAAAAATTGGGAAACTAAAAGAAATGTATTTGTTACGACAAATTATGGTCAAGTACAAGGTTTTAAAGTACAGCTATATGATAATCCAGAAGATGCACATAAACCATGGAGATCAGCTGCTGAAAAAAGTCTTGCTaatgttgatgtttttttggGTATTCGTTATGCAAGTCCACCAACTCATAATGGAAGATTTAAACCACCAATACCACCaag tcCATGGCAATTGATGCAAGCTGTTGATTGGGGTCCAGCATGTCCACAACCAAGTAATTATACTGGTGCAACTAAAGGAGTTCGTGATGTTGATGAagattgtttatatttaaatgtatttagtCCAAATGTTGAATCAAGTGTTGCTAAATTATATCCAGTTATGTTTTATATACATGGTGGTGAATTTATTCATGGAGCTAGTAATTTATTTCCTGGTCATATGCTTGCTGGTTTTTATCAAGTTATTGTtgttacatttaattataGACTTGGTGTACTtg GTTTTTTGAGTACTGCAGATGAAAGTAGTCCTGGTAATTATGGTATACTTGATCAAGCAATGGCATTACAATgggtttataataatatacaaaattttaatggtGATCCAAATGACATAACATTATTTGGACCTGGTTCTGGTGCTGCAAGTGCTGGTTTATTAATGGTTGCACCAAAAACAAGACACATGGTAGCAAAAGTTATTGCACAATCAGGCTCAGCACTTGCTGATTGGGCtctaattattgataaatatcgtGTACAAAATACATCAAGAGTATATGCATCAAATTTAGGCTGTAATATTGagagtaattttaaattatttaaatgcatTAGTTCACGTGGACCATATGAATTAGGTAATTCAGAATTAAAACCAAATATTGGTATGTTTCCTTGGGCTCCTGTGCTTGATGTTGATTTTAAAGTACCATCAGACAATTGGTATGATGGATGGCGTGCATCTGATTGGCATTTTTTAGATGAAACACCTGAACAAAGTATTAAAGCTGGTAGATTTAGACcagatattaaatatatggcTGGTGTTACAACTCAAGAAGCTTCTTATATACTTG cAAATAATGAAACTCTTAGAAAAGatggatataaatttaatgaaacaatgctcaaacaaaaaatatgggAAATGGTATTACGttataattatacattaaATCCACTTGGTGTTTATGAAGCtattaaatacatgtatacacATTGGCCAGATCCAAATAATGAAACTTTAATACGTGAtgaatacataaatttattatctgattttttatttgttgcaccatttgataaaattgcaaaattattaattgaaaaaaaaataccagtttatttatatgttcTTAATACAACTGttgaaacattaaatttaccaCATTGGAATAGAGTACCACATGATACAGAATATTTATGGTTAACTGGTGCACCATTTATGGATTCAGAATTTTTTcctgataaatataaaattgatcgTGATAAATGGTCCGAGAATGATCGTAATATGAgccatttttttatgaaagcaTATTCAAATTTTGCAAAATATGGTAATCCAACAATATCACAAATAAGAGGTTTACATTTTGAACAAGCACAACCAGGAtatcttaaatatttaaatataaatacaacatATAACagttcaatattattaaattatcgtcAAATTGAAAGTGCATTTTGGACTAATTATTTACCAACTGTTATTGGAAGATTATTACCAATATATCCACCAATAACTGAATACTGGCTTCAATCAAATACACCAGTACAAATTGCACTTTGGTTATTATCAATAGCATGTTTAATTCTTCTTGTTGTATCATGTATTTGCTCTATGCTTTGGCAAAGTGCTAAaag CAAAACACAAGCTGCAAGGCATTATGCAG ACAGTCAGATCACTACTTTAACGGAGATATTTTGA